In one Acidobacteriota bacterium genomic region, the following are encoded:
- a CDS encoding HYR domain-containing protein: MKRQFAFAWMASGLALMLLPFSVFLKTSASNSISKAVAPELARLGDRATVHAVGLGAPRINLADGRELLTAYAGDPEAQRLLQQNLAQPLAIASSDFDEDGVPDLVTGYAAPNGGVLTLHRGNVDSIYPNTLEAQQRRAAGTFTNAPFLSPARALETPRPGDFIGCGDFDADGHWDVVTAARGGRALHFFLGDGHGNLSAARQLELSGTVTALATGEINRADGLTDLIVGIAAAGGPQALVFEGPEGALRAKPETFALPAVATAMALGRLDDDYTADLVVAAGSDLIVVYGRDRKLSMGEIAQRKVPRARISRRSLAFAVRSLAIGNFKGDQTTGLSLLTDKGNVHLLRRTPVNAKEKKEPNRIERWKDEILSTGYWPLATAMVTARVSSVPSDSLVIVDSGSEKLHVIAASAATRQQKALGLQSVSFDVEGAPIAVLPMRLNSDALSDLVILRKGGAAPSVAITSLANTFNVSSSGDNGGVDPAPNGDTGTLRQAIVDSNATVGADTITFSIGTGQQTINVLSALPDITEAVTIDGTTQPGFAGTPLIELNGGNLNLDGLTITAAGCTIRGLVVNRFDGSGGIVIQGAGATGTLIEGNFIGTNNAGIDALPNGGDGVFISGAPNTVVGGTTAAARNLISGNGNDAINHQGVNSSGTLIQGNFMGTDVTGTSAVPNNNSAVFFFNSSNNIIGGTAPGAGNVISGTNGGDGVSFDSSTTNGNMVQGNFIGTNAAGTAPIGNSGSGVLIQNSASNNLVGGTTAQARNVISGNGARGIDIQPNGAGSLIQGNFIGTNAAGTAALGNGEWGVNILASGTAVGGTAAGAGNRIAFNVLDGVIVASGVANAIVILSNSIFSNGELGIDLSPDGVTPNDLGDGDSGPNNLQNFPEITSAMSSGTNTTIQGTLNSAASTDFTIEFFANPACDPSGNGEGETFLGSTLVTTNGSGNANINVILASATSLGEAVTATATDPSGNTSEFSQCVTVTALGTGSDLQITKSDSPDPVVTGSNITYTIAVTNNGPDPDPGATFTDIVPAGTTFVSLTSPGTCTTPPVGSTGTVACSLGALASGGSVTITLVVNVNAAPGATITNTATASGMSSDSNPGNNSATANTAVISGTCTLTCPLDLFASTSPTATSCSTPVSYPLPAFAGDCGALTCAPSPGSVFAVGTTTVNCSLAGGSSCSFSVTVVDETPPRITCLTGFTALLPAGQSSAVVNYPAATASDNCTAASVQCVPPPGATFPAGSTLVTCTAIDESENLNRCSFLVTLLDADAPVITCPANVSATLPAGQTSTVVVYPPPAATDNRPGVTVVCIPASGSSFPAGTTTVTCTAIDAVRNSASCSFVVGVGGPELKATIPGGKTSIDFTAAAAPSRKPPKPKNSPCSFFTLANVGFTTLSVTLDSIVRTGSDVNNGRITDPNDSRYFSLSVITGDLTLTPFDIGSVLTLQPGQGQTICVKFGALIPAVAGKTSGLAAANVLPETVTSKIVFRQNGAANVEIPLLARVATGVVLIDPVNPRRPPVVTFTRNGNDIIVGYSLFDSNLDVSRAKYEFLDSSGQVVAGPFEIDLAAALSSANLVRGQSFSVEQRFTGAIDNPQVTGVRLTVFDGETSTVGSSSASASAVVASSIQLLKRARGVTLYPPALKLNPSLP; this comes from the coding sequence ATGAAAAGGCAGTTCGCTTTCGCTTGGATGGCATCGGGATTGGCTCTGATGCTGCTTCCATTCAGCGTGTTCTTGAAGACTTCGGCAAGCAACTCGATATCGAAAGCCGTAGCGCCTGAGCTCGCCCGCCTTGGTGATCGAGCAACCGTACACGCAGTGGGCCTGGGCGCGCCTCGAATCAATCTCGCCGATGGTCGCGAACTGCTAACGGCTTACGCCGGCGATCCGGAAGCTCAACGGCTGCTGCAACAGAACCTTGCTCAACCTCTCGCGATTGCCTCGTCCGATTTTGACGAGGATGGCGTGCCGGACCTCGTCACCGGATACGCTGCGCCAAACGGCGGAGTACTTACACTGCACCGCGGCAATGTCGATTCGATCTATCCCAATACGCTCGAAGCTCAGCAACGCAGGGCCGCCGGCACTTTTACGAATGCGCCCTTCCTATCGCCCGCGCGGGCCCTCGAAACACCGCGGCCCGGTGACTTCATCGGTTGTGGAGACTTCGACGCCGATGGTCACTGGGACGTTGTGACGGCAGCTCGCGGTGGCCGTGCTCTGCACTTCTTCCTCGGAGACGGGCACGGCAATCTGAGCGCGGCCAGACAGCTCGAGCTTTCAGGTACAGTGACTGCGTTGGCCACGGGAGAAATCAATCGCGCTGACGGCTTGACCGATTTGATTGTTGGAATAGCTGCGGCGGGTGGGCCGCAGGCTCTGGTCTTCGAAGGCCCGGAAGGAGCTTTGAGAGCCAAACCTGAGACATTTGCTCTGCCGGCGGTGGCGACGGCAATGGCGCTAGGTAGATTGGATGACGATTACACTGCGGATCTCGTGGTGGCGGCAGGCAGCGATCTCATCGTTGTGTACGGGCGCGATCGAAAGCTATCGATGGGTGAGATAGCACAGAGGAAAGTTCCTCGAGCGCGTATCAGCCGGCGCTCCCTTGCCTTCGCGGTGCGGTCACTCGCAATAGGCAACTTCAAAGGCGATCAGACGACGGGCCTGTCACTGCTTACAGACAAGGGCAACGTCCACCTGCTGAGGCGGACGCCGGTCAACGCAAAAGAGAAGAAGGAACCCAACCGGATCGAGAGGTGGAAAGACGAAATCTTGAGCACCGGGTATTGGCCACTGGCCACTGCAATGGTTACGGCGCGAGTGTCCAGCGTTCCATCGGATAGTCTAGTGATAGTTGATTCCGGAAGCGAAAAGCTGCACGTGATCGCGGCCAGCGCCGCGACCCGGCAACAGAAAGCTTTGGGTCTTCAGTCTGTTTCCTTCGACGTCGAGGGCGCGCCGATAGCCGTTCTTCCAATGCGATTGAATTCCGATGCGCTCAGCGATCTGGTCATCCTTCGAAAGGGAGGGGCTGCGCCGTCCGTGGCAATTACATCCCTAGCGAATACCTTCAATGTGAGTAGCAGCGGTGACAATGGCGGAGTGGATCCAGCTCCCAACGGGGACACGGGAACACTGCGACAAGCAATCGTGGATTCAAACGCAACCGTGGGCGCAGACACAATCACCTTTAGCATCGGCACGGGACAGCAGACGATCAACGTGCTATCAGCTCTGCCAGACATCACCGAAGCCGTGACCATAGACGGCACCACGCAACCGGGCTTTGCCGGCACTCCCCTCATCGAATTGAACGGGGGCAATTTGAATCTCGACGGCCTGACGATCACCGCCGCGGGCTGCACCATTCGCGGGCTGGTCGTTAACCGCTTTGACGGGAGTGGTGGGATCGTGATTCAGGGGGCCGGCGCCACCGGCACCCTGATTGAAGGCAATTTCATCGGCACCAACAACGCCGGCATCGACGCCCTGCCGAACGGAGGCGACGGCGTCTTCATCAGTGGCGCTCCCAACACTGTGGTCGGCGGGACCACCGCGGCGGCTCGCAACCTCATCTCCGGCAATGGCAACGACGCCATCAACCACCAAGGCGTCAACTCATCGGGGACCCTGATCCAGGGGAACTTCATGGGGACCGACGTCACCGGTACCAGCGCCGTGCCGAACAACAATAGCGCGGTCTTCTTTTTTAACTCGTCTAACAACATCATCGGCGGGACCGCGCCGGGCGCCGGCAACGTGATCTCCGGCACGAACGGCGGCGACGGCGTTTCCTTCGACAGTTCCACCACGAACGGCAACATGGTGCAGGGCAACTTCATCGGCACCAACGCCGCCGGCACCGCCCCCATCGGGAATTCGGGCAGTGGCGTTCTCATACAAAATAGCGCCTCGAACAACCTCGTCGGCGGGACGACGGCCCAGGCGCGCAACGTCATTTCCGGCAACGGCGCTCGGGGGATAGACATCCAGCCGAACGGGGCGGGGAGCCTGATCCAGGGTAACTTCATCGGCACCAACGCCGCCGGCACCGCCGCCCTCGGCAACGGCGAGTGGGGCGTCAACATTCTAGCCTCGGGCACCGCGGTCGGCGGTACGGCGGCAGGCGCGGGGAACCGCATCGCCTTTAACGTCCTCGACGGGGTGATTGTTGCCTCCGGCGTGGCTAACGCGATTGTGATTCTCTCGAATTCCATATTCTCCAACGGGGAGTTGGGAATCGACCTCAGCCCTGACGGCGTGACGCCGAACGACCTGGGCGACGGCGACAGCGGGCCGAATAACCTGCAGAATTTTCCCGAGATCACCTCCGCCATGAGCTCGGGCACCAACACGACAATTCAGGGGACGCTCAACTCGGCGGCGAGCACAGACTTCACCATTGAGTTCTTCGCCAACCCGGCCTGCGACCCGTCCGGCAACGGCGAGGGCGAGACTTTTCTCGGCTCGACGCTGGTGACAACCAACGGCAGCGGCAACGCCAACATTAACGTGATACTGGCGAGTGCGACGAGCCTCGGGGAAGCTGTCACCGCAACGGCGACCGATCCAAGTGGAAATACCTCAGAGTTCTCGCAGTGCGTGACCGTCACTGCGCTGGGGACGGGGTCCGATCTCCAAATCACCAAATCCGATTCACCCGACCCCGTTGTGACCGGCTCGAACATTACTTACACAATTGCGGTCACGAATAACGGACCCGACCCCGACCCAGGGGCCACCTTTACCGACATTGTACCTGCTGGCACTACGTTCGTTTCGCTAACAAGCCCAGGGACTTGTACTACACCTCCAGTGGGAAGCACTGGCACAGTCGCCTGTTCGCTCGGCGCACTTGCCTCTGGCGGGTCGGTCACAATCACTCTCGTGGTAAATGTCAATGCAGCGCCGGGCGCGACAATCACCAACACTGCGACGGCCAGTGGGATGTCGAGCGATTCGAACCCGGGCAACAACTCGGCCACCGCCAACACCGCGGTCATATCGGGAACTTGTACGCTTACCTGCCCTCTTGATCTGTTCGCTTCCACTTCACCGACCGCCACATCGTGCAGCACGCCTGTGTCTTACCCTTTGCCGGCGTTCGCTGGCGACTGCGGCGCACTCACTTGCGCACCGTCACCAGGATCGGTCTTCGCGGTGGGCACAACGACGGTCAATTGTTCCCTTGCGGGCGGTTCGAGTTGTTCGTTCTCTGTCACGGTTGTAGACGAGACTCCGCCCAGAATCACTTGCCTGACCGGCTTTACAGCCCTTTTGCCAGCAGGCCAGTCATCGGCTGTGGTTAATTATCCAGCGGCCACCGCGTCCGACAATTGCACGGCTGCCAGCGTCCAGTGTGTCCCGCCACCGGGAGCGACTTTTCCTGCTGGAAGCACGCTCGTCACCTGCACGGCTATTGATGAGTCCGAGAATCTCAACCGCTGCTCCTTCTTGGTTACCCTGCTCGACGCGGACGCTCCGGTGATCACGTGCCCGGCAAACGTGAGCGCTACTCTGCCGGCGGGACAGACTTCAACGGTGGTTGTCTATCCACCTCCTGCCGCAACCGACAACCGTCCAGGCGTGACCGTGGTATGCATACCGGCGTCCGGCTCGAGCTTTCCAGCGGGAACGACGACGGTCACTTGCACGGCGATCGACGCGGTGCGCAACAGTGCAAGCTGCTCTTTCGTTGTCGGCGTAGGCGGCCCGGAGTTGAAGGCCACCATCCCCGGCGGTAAGACGTCGATCGACTTCACGGCGGCGGCGGCTCCGTCGCGGAAGCCGCCTAAGCCGAAAAACAGCCCGTGCTCATTCTTCACACTTGCAAACGTCGGGTTCACTACGTTGTCGGTTACGCTTGACTCGATCGTGCGCACTGGCAGCGATGTGAACAACGGGCGAATCACTGACCCGAACGACTCGAGGTATTTCAGTTTGAGCGTCATAACTGGAGACTTGACTCTGACGCCGTTTGACATCGGATCGGTGCTGACACTCCAGCCGGGTCAGGGGCAAACTATTTGTGTCAAGTTCGGAGCGTTGATACCGGCAGTCGCGGGCAAGACGAGCGGGCTCGCGGCAGCTAACGTCTTACCCGAGACCGTAACTTCGAAGATAGTTTTTAGGCAGAACGGCGCAGCGAATGTCGAGATCCCCCTCTTAGCTCGCGTCGCGACGGGCGTTGTTCTGATCGACCCGGTTAATCCGCGCAGACCACCTGTCGTAACCTTTACTCGAAACGGCAACGATATCATCGTCGGCTACTCTCTGTTCGACTCGAATCTCGACGTGAGCCGCGCAAAGTATGAGTTCCTTGACAGCAGCGGTCAGGTAGTCGCCGGGCCGTTCGAGATCGACCTCGCCGCAGCACTAAGCTCGGCCAATCTGGTCAGAGGTCAGAGCTTCAGCGTCGAGCAGAGGTTCACCGGTGCAATCGATAACCCTCAAGTCACTGGCGTGCGGCTGACAGTGTTCGATGGAGAGACGAGCACCGTTGGCTCTTCATCTGCTTCTGCGTCGGCAGTAGTTGCCTCGAGTATCCAATTGCTCAAGCGGGCGCGAGGCGTTACATTGTATCCGCCAGCACTAAAGCTCAACCCATCGCTTCCATAA
- a CDS encoding caspase family protein, translated as MSRFPISRCAAVASLLLTLLLPAAFRTTEAQTRERGLKIKVGATNIEMSSTSGPPVGLWAVLIGVSRYQYGDQDLDGNHISNLKHAAEDADSMREFLMSPEGGGFREDHIISLLDEAATKANVVAALAKLKQAKPNDFFVIYIAAHGGVIPTIDPKTNTSRDIPYFLLYDSDLREPEKTALRMEAFRQTVDGLEARKGLVLSDTCYSGGVQLIGRGVDDSTVANQRYLDLMNKIPQGVGFISAARQTERSYEKDDFNHGVFTYCLVEGLSGAGDANEDGKVTFDEIVQYLDERVPPMTDNKQHPYASTTAVEANYLALSVVTYANLASKGAKGGFGLLKIRVPDIDGVDVAIDDKPEATLQKGVVRSFRVPAGEHRLLFSKAGTKREWPTRVEAGKSYPFTINFAFSESGLADDTLTDPGEQVNVYLPPDVKAPKDAEDLLRAGVDLFNKQDYKKAVEKLNQANDKFDSKSKADGGSYAEALVYRGRAEQSLGLEKEAVKSFQRALQLRPSDYETKTLLAEARFNAVANLDQVERDLRDVTNAHPDFAFARVVLADLLHYLGKPRQAEWELRLAINDDPSYPAAYLALADALTYQPSQEKQKEAIKMAEKALELFKKVSEKKVKFSTGLKRLSISHVIFGHANYANNNVMAEAHHMVAKTRTRFVQFNSRKLSAQEKAGYLDAARLGLNEALGLAQKLPEKRRLALVLETSSMNHFLKGELPAAIEDGKQALKVAAAFPEMKDLPDVHLTLYGAYKSSQDFAKAAENLQKYIDAGGLSPDELTSRKQEVTNLMNKARANGQIK; from the coding sequence ATGTCAAGATTTCCAATTTCGCGCTGCGCAGCAGTCGCTTCGCTCTTGTTAACATTGCTCTTGCCGGCCGCGTTTCGAACGACCGAGGCGCAAACGAGAGAGCGTGGGCTAAAGATCAAAGTAGGAGCCACCAACATCGAGATGTCTTCAACCAGCGGCCCGCCGGTTGGATTGTGGGCAGTGTTGATTGGAGTCTCGCGATACCAGTACGGCGATCAAGACCTCGATGGCAATCACATCTCGAACCTCAAGCACGCGGCTGAAGACGCCGACTCCATGCGCGAGTTTCTGATGAGCCCCGAAGGCGGCGGCTTTCGGGAGGATCACATAATCTCGCTTCTGGATGAGGCCGCAACCAAGGCCAATGTTGTGGCTGCGCTCGCGAAACTAAAACAAGCGAAACCGAATGACTTCTTCGTCATCTACATAGCAGCTCACGGGGGCGTCATACCTACCATTGACCCGAAGACAAACACCTCCCGCGATATTCCGTACTTCTTGCTCTACGACAGCGACCTTCGCGAACCCGAGAAGACCGCCCTGAGGATGGAAGCCTTCCGCCAAACGGTCGACGGGCTGGAAGCCAGGAAAGGCCTCGTGTTGTCGGACACATGTTACAGCGGTGGCGTGCAGTTGATTGGACGAGGCGTGGACGATTCAACGGTCGCGAATCAGCGATACCTGGACTTGATGAACAAGATTCCCCAGGGAGTCGGATTCATTTCGGCAGCCAGACAGACCGAACGCTCTTATGAAAAAGATGACTTCAACCACGGCGTGTTCACCTACTGCCTGGTAGAAGGGTTGAGCGGCGCCGGCGACGCGAACGAAGATGGCAAAGTCACCTTCGACGAGATCGTCCAGTACCTGGACGAGCGAGTGCCCCCGATGACCGACAACAAACAACACCCGTATGCCAGTACCACCGCGGTCGAGGCGAACTACCTGGCGCTGTCTGTTGTCACCTACGCCAACCTTGCGTCGAAAGGAGCGAAAGGCGGCTTCGGGTTGTTAAAGATCCGCGTCCCGGACATCGACGGCGTCGATGTGGCCATCGATGACAAACCTGAAGCAACTCTTCAGAAGGGCGTGGTTAGATCCTTCAGAGTTCCGGCCGGCGAACACCGGCTGCTGTTTTCGAAGGCAGGCACGAAACGCGAATGGCCGACGCGAGTTGAAGCCGGCAAGAGCTATCCGTTCACAATCAACTTTGCCTTCAGCGAAAGCGGTCTGGCCGACGACACGTTGACCGACCCCGGAGAACAGGTGAACGTTTATCTGCCTCCCGATGTGAAGGCCCCGAAGGATGCCGAAGATCTCTTGCGCGCGGGTGTCGACCTCTTCAACAAGCAGGACTACAAGAAAGCAGTCGAAAAGCTCAATCAGGCGAACGACAAATTCGATTCGAAGTCCAAGGCGGACGGCGGCAGCTACGCCGAGGCGCTGGTGTATCGCGGACGCGCCGAGCAATCGCTCGGTCTGGAAAAGGAAGCAGTGAAGAGTTTTCAGCGCGCGCTTCAGCTCCGCCCCAGCGATTACGAGACGAAGACTTTGCTTGCGGAAGCCCGCTTCAATGCGGTCGCCAACCTCGATCAAGTCGAGCGAGACCTGCGAGACGTAACAAACGCGCATCCCGATTTCGCATTCGCGCGAGTGGTGCTTGCAGACTTACTGCATTATCTTGGCAAGCCTCGACAGGCCGAGTGGGAGTTGAGACTCGCGATCAATGACGATCCGAGCTATCCGGCGGCTTATCTGGCATTGGCCGACGCGCTCACCTATCAACCTTCGCAGGAAAAACAAAAGGAAGCGATTAAGATGGCCGAGAAGGCGCTCGAGCTTTTCAAGAAAGTAAGCGAGAAGAAGGTGAAGTTTTCGACCGGACTCAAGCGGCTGTCGATCTCCCACGTGATCTTCGGGCACGCGAACTATGCGAACAATAACGTGATGGCGGAAGCTCATCACATGGTGGCGAAGACGCGGACCCGGTTCGTGCAGTTCAACTCGAGAAAACTCTCTGCGCAGGAAAAGGCCGGCTACCTGGATGCAGCGCGCCTGGGTTTGAACGAGGCGCTCGGCCTCGCGCAGAAGCTCCCGGAGAAGCGAAGGCTGGCGCTGGTGCTCGAGACCAGCTCGATGAATCACTTCTTGAAGGGCGAGTTGCCCGCGGCAATCGAAGACGGCAAACAAGCGCTCAAAGTGGCGGCTGCGTTTCCGGAGATGAAAGACTTGCCGGATGTTCATCTGACATTGTATGGCGCTTACAAGAGCTCACAAGACTTCGCGAAAGCTGCGGAGAACCTGCAGAAGTACATCGACGCCGGCGGGCTGAGCCCTGACGAGTTGACGAGTAGAAAACAAGAAGTGACGAACCTTATGAACAAGGCCCGCGCGAACGGGCAGATCAAGTGA
- a CDS encoding 4Fe-4S ferredoxin → MAEAAEMIEPFVKMEPMSHGRPDLRKKKPKILAVILDNCTGCAGSPACVEYCPVDACMFWVPDPNYYPNGVIEVDPNLCIGCKLCTAKGPDGMFLEGCPWDAIEMMDTSEWEHRTGFTLNP, encoded by the coding sequence ATGGCTGAAGCTGCGGAGATGATCGAACCGTTTGTGAAGATGGAGCCGATGTCGCACGGCCGGCCCGACCTCAGGAAGAAAAAGCCAAAGATTCTTGCCGTCATCCTGGACAACTGCACCGGCTGCGCAGGCTCTCCCGCTTGCGTGGAGTACTGCCCCGTCGACGCGTGCATGTTCTGGGTCCCCGATCCGAACTACTATCCTAACGGCGTCATCGAAGTTGATCCGAACCTCTGCATAGGCTGCAAGCTGTGCACGGCCAAAGGTCCCGATGGTATGTTCCTTGAAGGCTGTCCCTGGGATGCGATCGAAATGATGGACACCAGTGAGTGGGAACACCGGACCGGTTTCACGCTCAATCCCTAG
- a CDS encoding HEAT repeat domain-containing protein, with product MPSLPVAGFLGDNLTVTNHQPLSDAESTSPQSRTPSRRYPWAILVVLVLFVVVPFISWYGTWFGRPLSDAKMTEYLHDRNKPRNVQHALAQLGNRIIGGDQSVKRFYPDVIGTSQHQQAEVRMTTAWVMGQDNTYQDFHSALLPLLKDPSAGVRHNAALALVRFGDSSARPELIAMLQPYAVHAESGGAVELIVKEAGIAVAANAPLARIRQGDGSAVETRAPEAARVDSIPVADGAKIDAGAELMTLAPSTEEVWEALRALFIVGQSEDISYVQRYARPISTMPDRIQKQAASTLEAIRERAGKAQ from the coding sequence ATGCCCAGCCTTCCAGTTGCGGGTTTTCTGGGAGACAATTTAACAGTGACCAACCATCAACCTCTCAGCGACGCCGAGAGTACATCTCCACAAAGCCGAACTCCCAGCCGCAGGTATCCGTGGGCGATCCTTGTCGTCTTAGTCCTGTTCGTCGTAGTGCCATTCATCTCCTGGTACGGAACGTGGTTCGGCAGGCCGCTTTCAGACGCCAAGATGACGGAATACCTGCACGATCGGAACAAACCGCGCAACGTTCAACACGCGCTTGCGCAGTTGGGGAATCGTATCATCGGCGGGGATCAATCGGTGAAGCGCTTCTACCCGGATGTCATCGGCACGTCTCAGCATCAACAGGCCGAAGTGCGAATGACCACCGCCTGGGTGATGGGTCAGGACAATACTTATCAGGATTTTCACTCAGCGCTTTTACCTCTCCTTAAGGATCCGAGTGCCGGTGTACGCCACAACGCCGCGCTCGCGCTAGTGCGCTTCGGGGATTCATCCGCGCGGCCGGAGCTGATCGCTATGCTCCAGCCGTACGCTGTTCATGCTGAGAGTGGCGGCGCTGTCGAGTTGATCGTCAAAGAGGCAGGTATCGCTGTTGCGGCGAATGCTCCGCTCGCTCGAATACGGCAAGGTGACGGAAGCGCCGTCGAGACGCGCGCGCCGGAAGCAGCCCGAGTCGACAGCATACCGGTTGCGGACGGGGCTAAGATCGACGCCGGCGCTGAGCTGATGACGCTCGCGCCTTCGACCGAAGAAGTTTGGGAGGCCTTGCGAGCGCTGTTCATCGTCGGGCAGTCTGAAGACATTTCATACGTGCAGCGATACGCGCGTCCGATTTCAACGATGCCGGATAGGATTCAGAAGCAAGCGGCCTCGACCTTGGAAGCCATTCGCGAGAGGGCGGGGAAGGCGCAGTGA
- a CDS encoding DUF420 domain-containing protein, which translates to MSISFLPTFNAILNATTGILIVMGFLFIRRKRIAAHRACMLGAVTTSSLFLISYLVYHVGFGAGVTRFAGTGWVRPLYHTILISHTILAVTIVPMVIVTLRRALRGSFDRHRAIARWTFPMWLYVSVTGVIVYLMLYHIYPSR; encoded by the coding sequence ATGTCGATCAGCTTCCTACCTACGTTCAACGCGATCTTAAACGCTACGACCGGGATCCTGATAGTGATGGGGTTCTTGTTCATTCGGCGCAAGCGTATTGCCGCTCATCGCGCGTGCATGTTAGGTGCGGTCACTACTTCAAGTCTGTTCTTGATCTCCTATCTCGTTTATCACGTCGGCTTCGGCGCAGGAGTGACGCGCTTCGCGGGAACTGGTTGGGTGCGGCCCCTCTATCACACGATTCTAATTTCACACACGATACTGGCGGTTACAATCGTGCCCATGGTAATCGTGACTCTTAGGCGGGCGCTTCGCGGTTCGTTCGACCGTCACCGCGCCATCGCTCGATGGACCTTTCCGATGTGGCTCTACGTCTCGGTGACCGGTGTGATTGTTTACTTGATGCTTTACCATATTTATCCTTCGCGTTGA
- a CDS encoding cytochrome C oxidase subunit IV family protein translates to MESKTREIKALNVVLLGLSALSIGAAVWAVASDRFKAGTDDVFLVLVCLMLALLFAVPPLMWAHANGMLKNPFADEAVEGGAAMEMEAGHGEHGGSNRENVIVWGALLALTAIEVFLAYIQINVTLMLIILMGASIIKAALIVAYFMHLKFERLSLILTIVPTLVVLLCLFAILFPDSFRLHNMRPPEPVQQHVEHEG, encoded by the coding sequence GTGGAATCGAAGACAAGAGAAATCAAAGCGTTGAACGTGGTCCTGCTGGGACTGTCTGCGTTATCGATCGGAGCCGCTGTGTGGGCCGTGGCCTCGGATCGCTTCAAGGCCGGGACGGACGACGTGTTTCTGGTTCTGGTTTGCCTGATGCTGGCGCTGCTGTTCGCTGTGCCCCCGTTGATGTGGGCACACGCTAATGGAATGTTGAAGAACCCGTTCGCCGATGAGGCGGTTGAGGGAGGGGCGGCGATGGAAATGGAAGCTGGCCATGGAGAGCACGGCGGGAGCAACCGCGAGAACGTGATCGTGTGGGGTGCGTTGCTCGCGCTCACTGCGATCGAAGTCTTCCTGGCGTACATTCAGATTAATGTTACTCTGATGTTGATCATCCTTATGGGAGCTTCGATCATCAAAGCGGCGCTGATCGTCGCCTACTTCATGCACTTGAAGTTCGAGAGGCTGAGCCTGATCCTGACCATCGTGCCCACGCTTGTAGTGTTGCTGTGCCTGTTTGCTATACTTTTCCCGGACAGTTTCCGATTGCACAATATGAGACCACCTGAGCCGGTGCAGCAGCACGTTGAACACGAAGGGTAG
- a CDS encoding cytochrome c oxidase subunit 3: MAEARAESLAVNDWGGGVHPYRVGHRKLGMWLFIMSDSLTFGSLLVAYSYARVASVNWPTPFPFQPSIIFSTTMTLVLLSSSLTMVFAVAASKRGKRGAARKWILATMVLGLTFIVLHAMEWNHLIVEGLTPFELPEEWKTAWPGASPLFGSTFFGITGLHMFHVLTGVIYLGVVATRIKKLNDDVEVAGLYWHFVDLVWMFVFPLIYLLSVDYQGVIKP, translated from the coding sequence ATGGCGGAAGCTAGAGCAGAAAGTCTGGCGGTGAATGATTGGGGCGGAGGAGTGCATCCCTATCGCGTCGGACACCGCAAGCTGGGGATGTGGCTGTTTATCATGTCGGACTCGCTGACGTTCGGCTCGCTGCTGGTAGCTTACAGCTATGCGCGGGTCGCAAGCGTGAACTGGCCCACGCCTTTTCCGTTCCAGCCGAGCATCATCTTCTCGACCACGATGACGCTGGTGCTGCTATCCAGCTCGCTTACGATGGTCTTCGCGGTGGCCGCTTCGAAGCGCGGCAAGAGAGGGGCCGCCCGCAAATGGATCCTCGCCACGATGGTGCTGGGACTGACCTTCATCGTGCTGCACGCGATGGAGTGGAATCACCTGATAGTCGAAGGGCTCACACCGTTCGAGCTGCCAGAGGAGTGGAAGACGGCATGGCCCGGCGCGTCACCGCTGTTCGGCTCGACGTTCTTCGGCATCACCGGGCTGCACATGTTTCACGTCTTGACGGGCGTCATTTATCTGGGCGTGGTCGCCACGCGCATAAAGAAACTGAATGACGATGTGGAGGTGGCCGGTTTGTATTGGCACTTCGTCGACCTGGTGTGGATGTTTGTGTTCCCGCTGATCTATTTGTTGTCGGTTGACTATCAAGGAGTGATCAAACCCTGA